In Zingiber officinale cultivar Zhangliang chromosome 1A, Zo_v1.1, whole genome shotgun sequence, a genomic segment contains:
- the LOC122011720 gene encoding NAC domain-containing protein 43-like: protein MSITVNGQSCVPPGFRFHPTEEELLNYYLRKKVSCEKIDLDVIRDIDLNKLEPWDIQEECKIGTTPQNDWYFFSHKDKKYPTGTRTNRATAAGFWKATGRDKVIYAGVGRIGMRKTLVFYKGRAPHGQKSEWIMHEYRLDDHLISTASGELAANQEDGWVICRVFKKKIVGSGGGVQQKSFDGDISDGALRQILHHVGRSCKEESSTTTSAAMKLPAWQSPTQAATTLPWLIPDDDCASHQMVHEAEPPAGIANYSAGDGGWSALDRFIASELDHVSQIPHFDQDTAGLSALLCSPPPGFFAMDYHQLQIGDVSLQN, encoded by the exons ATGAGCATCACCGTGAACGGGCAGTCCTGCGTGCCGCCCGGATTCCGCTTCCATCCCACAGAGGAGGAGCTCCTCAATTACTACCTCAGAAAGAAGGTGTCGTGTGAGAAGATCGACCTCGATGTCATCCGCGACATCGACCTCAACAAGCTCGAGCCTTGGGACATTCAAG AGGAGTGCAAGATTGGAACGACGCCGCAGAACGACTGGTACTTCTTCAGCCACAAGGACAAGAAGTATCCGACCGGGACGCGGACCAATAGAGCCACGGCGGCCGGATTCTGGAAGGCTACAGGACGCGACAAGGTCATCTACGCCGGCGTCGGCCGGATCGGGATGAGGAAGACGTTGGTGTTCTACAAAGGCCGCGCCCCTCACGGCCAGAAGTCCGAGTGGATCATGCACGAATACAGACTCGACGATCATTTGATCAGC ACGGCGTCTGGAGAACTGGCGGCAAACCAAGAAGACGGTTGGGTGATCTGTCGAGTGTTCAAGAAGAAGATCGTCGGCAGCGGCGGTGGTGTCCAGCAGAAGAGCTTCGACGGCGATATCAGCGATGGCGCACTGCGACAGATCCTCCACCACGTGGGCAGATCCTGCAAGGAAGAGTCGTCGACGACGACGAGCGCAGCCATGAAGCTTCCGGCTTGGCAGAGTCCGACTCAGGCGGCGACGACCCTTCCGTGGCTAATCCCTGACGATGACTGCGCCAGCCATCAAATGGTTCATGAGGCTGAGCCTCCGGCCGGCATCGCCAACTACAGCGCCGGCGACGGCGGATGGTCTGCTCTCGACCGGTTCATTGCGTCGGAACTGGATCACGTTAGCCAAATCCCTCATTTCGACCAGGACACTGCTGGTTTAAGTGCTTTGCTGTGCTCGCCTCCTCCAGGCTTCTTCGCCATGGATTACCACCAGCTTCAGATTGGCGACGTGTCACTGCAAAATTAA